The following proteins are encoded in a genomic region of Spirosoma sp. SC4-14:
- a CDS encoding fasciclin domain-containing protein, with amino-acid sequence MNHSIRTYLKQSTFVLLLAASPLLFSCNDNTPDPTGGTGTTPPGSGTSTTPGSGTSTTPGSGTSTTPGSGTSTNPGSGTLVVVSTVEYIGQKNNLNFLQAAIDRAGLTSEFNKGNLTVFAPSDDAFKAAGYASEAAVSAAPAADIERILRYHIVNSRIDQSAIPTAVNTTYQTDLADNQLSVYKVSMSDISVNQAKIVEGDNPTTNSVVHIINQVLMPATVNLVALAKNNANLSFFSAAVDRAGSSVLDVLNKNTQNGYTVFAPTNDAFKAAGYADEAAIKAADPKVLADLLLYHVLTYSAYSQTFQNGATIVTAQGGSVQTNVSNGKVTILGKGNGTNAATITQADQVASNGVLHVIDRVLLSK; translated from the coding sequence ATGAACCATTCAATTCGCACGTACTTAAAACAGAGTACGTTTGTTCTACTGCTTGCAGCATCGCCTTTACTTTTTAGCTGCAACGACAATACCCCTGACCCTACTGGCGGAACCGGTACCACCCCTCCCGGCTCAGGCACCAGTACAACACCCGGATCGGGCACATCGACAACGCCCGGATCAGGGACCAGCACAACACCCGGATCGGGCACTAGCACAAATCCTGGCTCCGGCACTCTGGTTGTTGTTTCAACAGTTGAATATATCGGGCAGAAAAATAATCTCAATTTCCTACAGGCTGCCATTGACCGGGCCGGGTTGACCAGCGAGTTCAACAAAGGAAACCTTACGGTTTTTGCCCCTTCAGATGATGCATTCAAAGCTGCGGGTTATGCCAGCGAAGCAGCCGTTTCGGCTGCCCCCGCTGCCGATATTGAGCGTATTCTCCGCTATCATATCGTTAATTCCCGCATCGACCAATCGGCTATACCGACCGCCGTCAATACAACTTATCAAACTGATCTGGCCGATAATCAGCTTTCGGTCTATAAGGTCAGTATGAGCGACATTAGCGTTAACCAGGCCAAAATTGTTGAAGGCGACAACCCGACCACGAACAGTGTTGTTCACATTATCAATCAGGTACTGATGCCTGCCACTGTCAATCTGGTTGCGCTGGCGAAAAACAATGCCAATCTTTCATTCTTCTCGGCCGCTGTTGATCGGGCAGGTTCGAGCGTGCTGGATGTGCTGAACAAAAACACTCAAAACGGCTATACAGTGTTTGCACCAACCAACGATGCCTTCAAAGCGGCTGGCTATGCTGACGAAGCAGCCATCAAAGCGGCCGATCCGAAAGTTCTTGCCGATCTGCTCCTCTATCATGTGCTGACATACAGTGCCTATTCGCAGACCTTCCAGAATGGTGCTACCATTGTAACGGCACAGGGAGGCAGTGTTCAGACGAATGTTAGCAACGGCAAGGTTACCATACTAGGTAAAGGAAATGGTACTAATGCCGCCACAATTACGCAGGCCGATCAGGTAGCTTCCAACGGTGTGCTGCACGTTATTGACCGGGTATTGCTGAGTAAATAA
- a CDS encoding RagB/SusD family nutrient uptake outer membrane protein, giving the protein MKFIAKNIGKVAVLGAVLLGPVGCTDFLVEKAPSNLTPDNFYTIPDHAEAALAAVYDNMRFMGDGAGIFSSNWQLLEAPTGTSTTETAQNSDLNNLYGLVYDGNTAHVVNYWNGLYRVIAQANQLLDKVPAITPMDDAQKTKILGEARFLRATAYFTAVRLWGDIPLVTKPQTANSADFQPPRAKQEDVYKLIVEDLTAAEAAGLAWMDVSGRVNLAAVKSQLARVYLTMAGQPLNKGASYYKLAADKAFEVITYANANPSTINLFPTYEDVHKESNKNKVEHLFMLQYNTLVAGNPMDNMYPNFKPVTYNGPSGTGSTVPTSSFYKSYEAGDLRAKDQEGYFYTTYFTNGNGAPFDLGAPYIFKHFNRTANGTFGVAGTRNNNLNVPQIRYAEVLLIYAEAQNEVGGPTQAAYDAFKRIRDRAQLTTPALGTYTQATFREAVWRERWHELCYEQITWFDMVRLRKVYNEQTNGFDDFVGHVNQSSKQALQEKHLLFPLGKQEMLNNPNLRPQNPGYPGV; this is encoded by the coding sequence ATGAAGTTTATCGCAAAAAATATAGGTAAGGTAGCGGTTTTAGGCGCTGTTTTGCTTGGCCCCGTTGGTTGTACGGATTTCCTGGTTGAGAAAGCTCCCTCAAATCTGACTCCCGACAATTTTTACACAATTCCCGACCATGCCGAAGCAGCCCTGGCCGCTGTGTACGACAACATGCGGTTTATGGGCGACGGAGCCGGGATTTTCTCGTCGAACTGGCAACTGCTCGAAGCGCCTACGGGAACGTCGACAACCGAAACGGCCCAGAACTCCGACCTCAACAACCTGTATGGGCTGGTGTATGATGGCAATACGGCGCACGTTGTCAACTACTGGAATGGCCTGTATCGGGTTATTGCCCAGGCGAACCAGTTGCTTGATAAAGTACCTGCCATTACGCCGATGGATGATGCTCAGAAGACAAAAATTCTGGGCGAAGCCAGGTTTCTGCGTGCTACGGCCTATTTTACGGCAGTACGGCTATGGGGCGATATTCCGCTCGTAACCAAGCCACAAACGGCGAACTCCGCTGACTTTCAGCCGCCCCGTGCTAAACAGGAAGATGTCTACAAGCTCATTGTTGAGGATCTGACCGCAGCCGAAGCTGCCGGGCTGGCCTGGATGGATGTGAGTGGTCGTGTGAACCTGGCTGCGGTTAAATCGCAACTGGCCCGCGTTTATCTGACAATGGCCGGTCAGCCGCTCAACAAGGGGGCTTCGTACTACAAACTGGCCGCCGACAAGGCATTTGAAGTGATTACCTACGCCAATGCCAATCCGTCGACAATCAACCTGTTTCCAACGTATGAAGATGTACATAAGGAAAGCAACAAAAACAAGGTTGAACACCTGTTTATGCTTCAGTACAACACGCTGGTAGCTGGTAATCCAATGGACAATATGTATCCGAATTTTAAACCGGTGACCTATAACGGTCCATCAGGGACGGGTAGTACGGTGCCAACATCATCGTTCTACAAGTCGTATGAAGCAGGCGATCTGCGGGCGAAAGATCAGGAAGGGTATTTTTATACTACCTACTTCACGAATGGGAACGGTGCCCCGTTCGATCTGGGGGCTCCGTATATTTTCAAACACTTCAACCGTACGGCCAATGGTACGTTTGGGGTAGCGGGTACGCGGAACAATAACCTGAATGTGCCACAAATCCGCTATGCCGAAGTGTTGCTGATATACGCCGAAGCTCAGAATGAGGTAGGTGGACCTACGCAGGCAGCCTACGATGCCTTCAAACGGATTCGGGATCGGGCCCAGTTGACAACTCCGGCACTGGGTACCTACACACAGGCGACCTTCCGCGAAGCCGTATGGCGCGAACGCTGGCATGAACTGTGCTACGAGCAAATCACCTGGTTCGATATGGTTCGTTTGCGGAAGGTCTATAATGAGCAGACAAACGGTTTCGACGACTTCGTTGGACACGTTAACCAAAGCTCCAAACAGGCATTGCAGGAAAAACACCTGTTGTTTCCGCTGGGCAAGCAGGAAATGCTGAATAACCCGAACCTCCGCCCCCAAAACCCTGGCTACCCAGGCGTGTAA
- a CDS encoding substrate-binding domain-containing protein — protein MINFVCSWVLSRFTLLSRRLLSLNTWPILFCCLVGAGCTSPTENKSFRIGFSQRTEADTWRKTMLDDMNRELSFNPEIELLVENADGQSAKQVQQIQKLIGQQIDLLIVSPNAALPITPIVEKAYQQQIPVVILDRRTASDEYTAYVGADNVEVGRTAGIYANALLHGAGNVLEIGESPGSSADIDRHRGFIEVIHQHPGLRLVTKLEGDWDTHSFAGKLTKLLQEKPGLQLIFAQNDRTALKAYRVCQQAGVANQVKIIGVDGLPGKNEGIDLVDRGILSATVLYPTGGKEAIQTALAILNKQPFKRENRLPITLIDSTNVRIMKLQNERIMAQQTDINRQIRRIRELTQTYSSQKNTLYFTLICLIVVIALAAWALYLFRQKRAAYQTLERQNQEILDQKDQIEAVSQQARAATEEKLRFYSYISHEFNTPLSLILTPTEDLLEKKNVSPHELKTSLGLVQKNAYRLLRLVDQMLDLRKTDAGKQRLHASEQDLVAFVREIVHDFARKAQKQRIDLQFIPERTSLPVWFDAEKLDKVLFNLLSNAFKYTPKGGLIHVRLTLLDNWVQIQVSDNGEGMTPEEQEHAFDLFFSGAKPFNLGKGLGLALSMEFIQLHQGELRVQSEKGIGTEFTIQLPTGNQHLSPDEMGKPASPSVIRPRILTLDEEVDDTGELIVNVPKQASTVLIVEDNDDLRTFLATRLGQEFEVVVEKTGENGWERVLEIVPDVIISDVMLDGTALDGLQLTQRIKADSRTSHIPVILLTAKGQMENRIEGTRAGADAYITKPFNSTYLLETLRTTLANRAKWQRRYSADLLPQPANRQEKKFLNELTALIEKHLADPTFSVEKLSREMGLSRVQLYRKVQALLAMNVSDYLAEVRLKKAKYMLKETNKSMAEIAAETGFGSAAYFTTFFKQHTQKTPSEYRKSPMRV, from the coding sequence ATGATAAATTTCGTCTGCTCGTGGGTTCTGTCCCGATTTACTTTGCTGAGTAGGCGTTTGCTTTCCCTGAATACCTGGCCCATTCTATTCTGTTGCCTAGTAGGGGCGGGGTGTACATCGCCAACTGAAAATAAATCATTTCGGATTGGCTTTTCGCAACGCACGGAGGCCGACACCTGGCGAAAAACCATGCTGGACGACATGAACCGCGAGCTGTCTTTTAACCCCGAAATCGAATTATTGGTCGAAAATGCCGATGGGCAGAGTGCAAAACAGGTACAACAGATTCAAAAACTTATTGGGCAACAGATCGATTTGCTGATTGTTTCGCCCAATGCCGCACTACCCATTACCCCCATTGTTGAAAAAGCTTACCAGCAGCAGATTCCCGTCGTTATTCTGGACCGGCGTACCGCGTCTGACGAGTATACGGCTTATGTTGGTGCCGATAATGTTGAGGTAGGCCGAACGGCAGGAATCTATGCAAACGCTCTGTTGCATGGGGCTGGCAATGTGCTGGAAATAGGAGAGTCGCCGGGCTCTTCGGCCGATATCGACCGGCATCGCGGTTTCATCGAAGTTATTCATCAACATCCGGGCCTCCGGCTGGTCACAAAACTCGAAGGCGACTGGGATACGCACTCCTTTGCCGGGAAATTGACTAAGTTGCTACAAGAGAAACCGGGCCTACAACTGATTTTTGCCCAGAATGACCGTACAGCGCTGAAAGCGTATCGGGTTTGTCAGCAGGCAGGAGTAGCTAATCAGGTGAAAATTATTGGTGTCGATGGCTTGCCAGGCAAAAACGAAGGTATCGATCTCGTTGACCGGGGTATTCTCAGTGCTACGGTCTTATATCCTACTGGCGGTAAAGAAGCCATTCAGACTGCGCTTGCCATCCTGAATAAACAACCGTTCAAACGGGAAAACCGGCTTCCTATTACGCTCATCGATTCGACGAATGTACGCATCATGAAGCTACAGAATGAGCGGATTATGGCGCAACAGACCGACATCAACCGTCAGATTCGGCGCATCAGAGAACTCACGCAAACGTATTCATCCCAAAAAAATACACTTTATTTTACGCTGATCTGTCTGATTGTTGTGATTGCGCTGGCTGCCTGGGCACTTTACCTGTTTCGCCAGAAACGGGCCGCTTACCAAACGCTCGAACGGCAGAATCAGGAAATTCTTGATCAGAAAGATCAGATTGAAGCCGTATCGCAGCAGGCACGGGCGGCCACCGAAGAAAAACTACGGTTTTACTCCTACATTTCCCACGAATTTAACACACCCCTAAGCCTGATTCTGACTCCAACTGAAGATCTGCTGGAGAAAAAGAATGTGAGCCCTCATGAGTTGAAAACTAGTTTGGGGCTGGTGCAAAAAAATGCCTATCGACTCCTGCGACTGGTGGATCAGATGTTGGATCTGCGCAAAACGGATGCCGGTAAGCAGCGGCTGCATGCATCGGAACAGGATTTGGTGGCCTTTGTTCGGGAAATTGTTCATGACTTTGCCCGAAAGGCGCAAAAACAACGCATCGATCTGCAATTTATACCCGAAAGAACCAGTCTGCCGGTATGGTTCGATGCCGAAAAGCTGGACAAAGTTCTCTTTAACCTGCTATCCAATGCCTTTAAATATACGCCCAAAGGCGGTCTGATTCATGTTCGGTTAACGTTGCTTGACAATTGGGTACAGATTCAGGTGAGCGATAATGGCGAGGGAATGACACCGGAAGAACAGGAACATGCCTTCGATTTGTTCTTTAGCGGGGCAAAACCATTCAATCTTGGAAAAGGCTTAGGCCTCGCGCTTTCGATGGAGTTTATTCAATTGCATCAGGGCGAACTTCGTGTGCAGTCGGAGAAAGGAATTGGAACGGAGTTTACCATTCAGTTGCCCACGGGTAATCAGCATTTAAGTCCTGATGAGATGGGGAAACCCGCATCGCCATCGGTGATACGGCCACGAATACTGACGCTGGACGAAGAAGTGGACGATACGGGCGAATTGATAGTAAATGTACCAAAACAGGCAAGTACGGTATTGATTGTTGAAGATAACGATGACCTGCGTACGTTTCTGGCAACCCGGCTCGGGCAGGAGTTTGAGGTAGTAGTTGAAAAAACAGGTGAAAACGGATGGGAGCGGGTTCTGGAAATTGTACCGGATGTGATTATCAGCGATGTAATGCTGGATGGCACTGCTCTGGATGGGTTGCAGCTCACCCAGCGGATAAAGGCAGATTCGCGCACATCGCACATTCCGGTTATTCTGTTGACTGCGAAAGGGCAGATGGAAAATCGGATCGAAGGAACCCGTGCCGGAGCCGATGCCTATATCACCAAACCATTTAACAGCACGTATCTGCTCGAAACATTGCGTACCACGCTGGCCAATCGGGCGAAATGGCAGCGCCGTTATTCGGCCGATTTATTGCCGCAGCCGGCCAATCGGCAGGAGAAGAAATTCCTCAACGAACTGACTGCTCTTATTGAAAAACACCTGGCCGATCCAACATTTAGCGTTGAAAAGCTTAGCCGCGAAATGGGATTGTCGCGCGTTCAGCTCTACCGGAAAGTACAGGCACTGCTTGCTATGAATGTAAGCGATTATCTGGCTGAAGTAAGGCTGAAAAAAGCGAAATATATGCTGAAAGAAACCAATAAATCGATGGCTGAAATTGCGGCCGAAACAGGTTTCGGCTCGGCAGCCTACTTCACAACATTTTTCAAACAGCATACCCAGAAAACGCCCTCCGAATACAGGAAATCGCCGATGCGTGTATAA